One Betta splendens chromosome 8, fBetSpl5.4, whole genome shotgun sequence DNA segment encodes these proteins:
- the gfap gene encoding glial fibrillary acidic protein: MESQRVQSSYRKRFGPQASGSAGVRMGSLSSGRLSWHGTPRSIAHSSPVSRVSLGSTGALLLGSPVDRLDFSADTLMKAQFKETRTNEKVEMMGLNDRFASYIEKVRLLEQQNKVLVAELNQLKGREPSRLGDIYQEELRELRRQVDGLTAGKARLEIEKDNLAADLSTLRQRLQEEIGLRQDAENSLNSFRQDVDEASLNRVQLERKIDALQDEINFLKKIHEEELRELQDQIMAQQVHVDVDVSKPDLTAALRDIRVQYETMASSNMQETEEWYRSKFADLTDAANRHAEALRQAKQEANEYRRQIQAVTCDLEALRGTNESLERQLREMEDRFAMDTAGYQDTVSRLEEEIQALKEEMARHLQEYQDLLNVKLALDIEIATYRKLLEGEESRITIPVQSFSNLQFRETNLDTKTPEAHVKRSILVRTVETRDGEIIKESTTEHKDLP; encoded by the exons ATGGAGAGTCAGAGAGTGCAGTCCTCATACAGGAAGCGCTTCGGGCCACAGGCCTCAGGCTCCGCAGGCGTCCGGATGGGGAGCCTTTCCTCCGGCCGCCTCTCCTGGCACGGGACCCCCCGCAGCATCGCCCACTCCAGCCCCGTGTCCCGCGTCTCCCTGGGCTCGACCGGCGCCCTCCTCCTGGGGAGCCCCGTGGACCGGCTGGACTTCTCGGCCGACACCCTGATGAAGGCCCAGTTCAAGGAGACGCGCACCAACGAGAAGGTGGAGATGATGGGCCTGAACGACCGCTTCGCCAGCTACATCGAGAAGGTGcgcctgctggagcagcagaacaaggTGCTGGTCGCCGAGCTGAACCAGCTGAAGGGGAGGGAGCCCAGCCGCCTGGGAGACATCtaccaggaggagctgagggagctgcGGCGGCAGGTGGACGGCCTCACGGCCGGAAAAGCCCGGCTGGAGATAGAGAAGGACAACCTGGCTGCAGACCTCAGCACCCTCAGGCAAAG GTTGCAGGAGGAGATCGGTCTGCGACAGGATGCTGAGAACAGCCTGAACAGCTTCCGGCAG GATGTTGATGAAGCATCCTTAAATCGCGTCCAGTTGGAGAGGAAGATTGACGCCTTGCAGGACGAGATAAACTTCCTGAAGAAGATTCACGAGGAG GAGCTTCGTGAGCTGCAGGACCAGATCATGGCCCAGCAGGTGCACGTGGATGTGGACGTGTCCAAACCGGACCTCACCGCCGCTCTGAGGGACATCAGGGTCCAGTATGAGACCATGGCCTCCTCAAACATGCAGGAGACCGAGGAGTGGTACCGATCCAAG tttGCCGACCTGACGGATGCAGCCAATAGACACGCAGAAGCCCTTCGTCAGGCGAAGCAGGAGGCCAACGAATACCGGCGCCAGATCCAAGCGgtgacctgtgacctggagGCCCTCCGCGGCACA AACGAGTCCCTGGAACGCCAGCTCCGGGAGATGGAGGACCGCTTCGCCATGGATACGGCCGGTTACCAGGATACGGTGAGCCGCCTCGAGGAGGAGATCCAGGcgctgaaggaggagatggCGAGGCACCTGCAGGAGTACCAGGACCTCCTGAACGTCAAGCTGGCCCTGGACATAGAGATCGCTAcctacaggaagctgctggagggggaggagagcag AATCACTATTCCAGTTCAGAGCTTTTCCAATCTGCAGTTTAGAG AAACAAACCTGGACACCAAAACCCCAGAGGCTCACGTGAAGAGGAGCATCCTGGTTCGAACGGTGGAGACCAGAGATGGAGAG ATCATTAAGGAATCAACCACTGAGCACAAAGATCTTCCTTAA